A single genomic interval of Lucilia cuprina isolate Lc7/37 chromosome 2, ASM2204524v1, whole genome shotgun sequence harbors:
- the LOC111683155 gene encoding glycerate kinase, with protein sequence MTGHLKHLHNLKNIFLKSVEAVRPKNLLSAGNNYNLEPRLEANKICIQVQGKYVDITNKKCHVVGFGKAVLGMAVQLERSLGEFLHQGVLSIPKGSRQQFEGIKEMTLRSNSLIQIYEGAENNQPDENALRAAKEIKRLAESMTPEDVLFVLISGGGSALLPLPKATLKLEDKMQLIKKLSNCGASIQEMNIVRIALSDIKGGKLAMAAAQAHAVISFVISDIVGDPVDLIASGPTWCTQTKHLKAKEILEKFNLWQDLDEHIKQLLLMENKVETQPLKNNSIYVVGDNRVATAAAVHESLKLNYNPFIASTTIQGEVTSLVTQYCDFIKNIYDFKACLIDEQELSKKFPFDSRTFQHFLKTLLMCEKSQKPLLLIMAGEPTVKVSGSGVGGRNQELALRLSQEFHQQPRLKNVCFLSAGTDGIDGPCSAAGAMGSSQIVLDYLADGSKTLQNFNEYITNNDSYNFYKNLKQGVYHVITGHTGTNVMDLHLLLVL encoded by the exons ATGACTGGCCATCTAAAACATTTgcacaatttaaaaaacatcTTTTTGAAGTCGGTAGAAGCTGTGCGACCGAAAAATCTTTTATCAGCCGGTAATAATTACAATTTGGAACCTCGCCTGGAAGCGAATAAGATTTGTATTCAAGTTCAGGGTAAATATGTagatataacaaacaaaaaatgtcatGTGGTGGGCTTTGGTAAGGCCGTGTTGGGTATGGCAGTTCAACTGGAAAGATCTTTGGGTGAGTTTTTGCATCAAGGCGTTCTGAGTATACCCAAGGGTAGTCGTCAACAGTTTGAGGGCATAAAGGAAATGACATTGAGATCGAAttctttaatacaaatatacGAGGGTGCCGAAAACAATCAACCGGACGAAAACGCTCTACGGGCAGCTAAAGAAATTAAACGATTGGCCGAATCTATGACTCCGGAAGAtgtgttatttgttttaatatctgGTGGAGGTTCTGCTTTATTGCCCTTACCAAAAGCTACTCTCAAACTTGAGGATAAAATGCAACTAATTAAAAAACTCTCCAATTGTGGTGCTTCTATACAAGAAATGAATATAGTGCGCATAGCTCTCTCTGATATAAAGGGAGGAAAATTGGCCATGGCAGCTGCCCAAGCTCATGCTGTTATCTCCTTTGTTATTAGCGATATAGTGGGAGATCCTGTAGATCTAATAGCCAGTGGCCCTACCTGGTGTACACAAACAAAACATCTTAAGGCGaaagaaatattagaaaaatttaacttgTGGCAGGATTTAGATGAACACATCAAACAGCTTTTGCTTATGGAAAACAAAGTGGAAACACaaccattaaaaaataattcaatttatgTAGTTGGTGACAATAGAGTGGCCACAGCTGCAGCGGTACACGAGTCTCTGAAACTTAATTATAATCCTTTTATAGCTTCTACCACCATACAAGGAGAGGTAACCAGTTTAGTGACCCAATACTgtgatttcattaaaaatatatacgatTTCAAAGCTTGTCTTATAGATGAACAAGAATTAAGTAAAAAGTTTCCATTTGATTCGCGAACCTTTCAACATTTTCTCAAAACTCTTCTAATGTGCGAAAAATCACAAAAACCTCTACTGTTGATAATGGCCGGAGAACCTACTGTTAAG GTTTCTGGTTCCGGTGTAGGCGGTCGTAATCAAGAATTAGCTTTAAGACTTTCTCAAGAGTTTCACCAACAGCctcgtttaaaaaatgtttgctttCTAAGTGCTGGCACGGATGGCATTGATGGTCCCTGTTCAGCTGCTGGCGCCATGGGCAGCTCTCAGATTGTTTTAGATTATTTGGCGGATGGTTCTAAAACATTGCAGAATTTCAATGAATACATTACCAATAATGATtcctataatttttataaaaatttaaagcagGGAGTCTATCACGTGATTACTGGACATACCGGTACAAATGTTATGGATTTGCATTTATTGTTGGTTTTATGA
- the LOC111683153 gene encoding pancreatic lipase-related protein 2-like encodes MKLFSFYFILTVVIEIILSLNASASAFIRRHKNNRLHCYYAEDQCPNKDIQFWLYTKGTEQNPLLLDLLNLKPDSFPERLPLKILLHGLGLDHDLSPNEELRPLLLQYERVYIISVDYKNLSRVLCLTPWALQNCRIIAKCLALLITNLVDQIMYSPDDIHLIGFSLGAQIAGLSANHLNYRVKRITGLDPAGPTFDTDNINERLDPTDAQFVDVIHTDPRFLSISRAMGHADFYPNYLKLIQPGCSPIEEYSKLENNTILP; translated from the exons ATGAaactatttagtttttatttcattttaacggTGGTAATAGAAA ttattttaagtttaaatgctTCGGCTAGTGCTTTTATTAGAAGACATAAAAATAATCGTTTACATTGCTATTATGCCGAGGATCAGTGTCCTAATAAGGATATACAATTTTGGTTGTACACCAA AGGAACTGAACAAAATCCCTTATTGCTGGATCTGCTCAATCTTAAGCCCGATTCATTTCCCGAACGTTTACCTTTAAAAATACTATTACATGGTTTGGGCCTAGATCACGATCTTTCACCTAATGAAGAATTACGTCCGCTACTTTTACAATACGAGAGAGTTTATATAATAAGTGTGGACTATAAAAATCTCTCAAGAGTTCTTTGTTTAACACCTTGGGCTCTACAAAATTGTCGTATTATAGCCAAATGTTTAGCTttgttaataacaaatttagtGGATCAAATAATGTATTCACCGGATGATATACATCTAATTGGTTTTAGTTTAGGGGCACAAATTGCCGGTTTATCAGCGAATCATTTAAATTATAGAGTAAAGAGAATTACtg gtTTAGATCCTGCTGGTCCAACTTTTGATACTGACAATATAAACGAACGTCTCGATCCTACAGATGCTCAATTCGTCGATGTTATACATACAGATCCACGTTTTCTGTCTATAAGTCGTGCAATGGGTCATGCTGATTTTTATCCCAACTATTTGAAACTTATACAACCTGGCTGTAGTCCCATCGAGGAGTATAGTAAATTAGAGAATAATACAATTTTGCCG